One Mesorhizobium sp. J428 DNA segment encodes these proteins:
- the ybgF gene encoding tol-pal system protein YbgF: MRLLSLVLGALALPLAALTPADAADDDATATEIVDDSPFDVFPAAVSSLLPLRSSETPAEPVYQLAQASDPRVVGLEEQIRQLNGRVEEMNFQILQMQEQMRKMQEDVDFRLQELEQKKSDAGNTAPSAEPRKSVAEVQEGALPPPSQPSPSITQAPAAGPGAPEKPLGSIVFDKDGNVVGGTLDPDAVNEAQANTDGATVAAVSPSSSDPQELYRNSYEAILSGDYGTAEAGFRQHIERFPSDSQTADARYWLGESLLGQQRYRDAAEVFVDANRSFPNARKSPDMLLKLGVSLSALNQRDVACATFTKINQRYPNSSSSFKERVKQERALAGC, translated from the coding sequence ATGAGATTGCTTTCCCTTGTCCTTGGCGCGCTTGCGCTGCCGCTTGCGGCCCTGACGCCGGCCGATGCGGCCGACGACGACGCAACCGCCACCGAGATCGTCGACGATTCGCCCTTCGATGTGTTCCCGGCCGCCGTCAGCAGCCTCCTGCCGCTGCGCTCCAGCGAGACGCCTGCCGAGCCGGTCTACCAGCTCGCCCAGGCGAGCGACCCGCGCGTGGTCGGCCTCGAGGAGCAGATCCGCCAGCTCAACGGCCGGGTCGAGGAGATGAACTTCCAGATCCTCCAGATGCAGGAGCAGATGCGCAAGATGCAGGAGGACGTCGACTTCCGCCTGCAGGAGCTGGAGCAGAAGAAGTCCGACGCCGGCAATACGGCCCCGTCAGCCGAGCCGCGCAAGAGTGTCGCCGAGGTCCAGGAAGGCGCCCTGCCGCCGCCGTCACAGCCGTCGCCTTCGATCACGCAGGCGCCCGCCGCCGGCCCCGGCGCGCCGGAGAAGCCGCTCGGCTCGATCGTCTTCGACAAGGACGGCAATGTGGTCGGCGGCACGCTCGACCCGGACGCGGTAAACGAGGCGCAGGCCAACACCGACGGCGCCACCGTCGCCGCCGTCTCGCCCTCCTCCAGCGATCCTCAGGAGCTCTACCGCAACTCCTACGAGGCGATCCTGTCCGGCGACTACGGCACGGCGGAAGCGGGCTTCCGCCAGCACATCGAAAGGTTCCCTTCCGACTCGCAGACCGCCGACGCCCGCTACTGGCTGGGCGAGTCCCTGCTCGGCCAGCAGCGCTACCGCGACGCGGCCGAGGTGTTCGTCGACGCCAACCGCTCCTTCCCCAATGCCCGCAAGTCGCCCGACATGCTGCTCAAACTCGGCGTATCGCTTTCCGCGCTCAACCAGCGCGACGTCGCCTGCGCCACCTTCACCAAGATCAACCAGCGCTATCCGAACAGCTCGAGCTCCTTCAAGGAGCGGGTGAAGCAGGAACGCGCGCTCGCCGGGTGCTGA
- the tilS gene encoding tRNA lysidine(34) synthetase TilS, with protein sequence MLTAASGQDPAGLAPDRLFAGIDFTTSPAVVVAVSGGGDSIALLHLLSRHLVRTRIVAVTVDHALRPDSAREAEDVGAFCATLGVSHLIRAWHGDKPATGLSAAARDARYRLLAEAADDVGATLLLTGHTEDDQAETVAMRAERGEGRGLAGMAPDTLLDGRLWLVRPLLATRRAALRDYLRAEGIGWVDDPTNEDAAYERVRARRRLADPAAFARAIETAREGARERERLGEAAAALIATCALPAPGLVRLAANVFRAAPRDAATYALRLLLATAGGGGHLPDDPRTAALLDRFGEPAFRASLARATVERRGDAIFLYREARGLPEPGPALNGQIWDGRFRLGNVEGETIGPAGRFGGGRADEASGVPPALARAAAAARPALFRSAECLGPLDGRSDADSSPLPTQPFAVPLAAPFARILPAFDLAPARALMKLVGGELPPPPPYAGHTAPEA encoded by the coding sequence GTGCTGACCGCCGCTTCCGGACAAGATCCGGCCGGCCTCGCCCCGGACCGCCTGTTCGCAGGCATCGACTTCACAACATCGCCAGCCGTCGTGGTCGCCGTTTCCGGCGGCGGGGATTCGATTGCGCTGCTGCATCTCCTGTCGCGGCATCTCGTCCGCACGCGCATCGTCGCGGTGACCGTCGACCATGCGTTGCGGCCAGATTCGGCGCGGGAGGCCGAGGATGTCGGCGCGTTCTGCGCGACGCTCGGCGTAAGCCACCTGATCCGCGCATGGCACGGCGACAAGCCCGCCACCGGCCTGTCGGCAGCGGCAAGGGACGCGCGCTACCGCCTGCTGGCGGAGGCGGCGGACGATGTCGGCGCGACGCTGCTTCTCACCGGCCACACCGAGGACGACCAGGCCGAGACGGTGGCGATGCGCGCCGAGCGCGGCGAGGGCCGCGGGCTCGCCGGCATGGCGCCCGACACACTGCTCGACGGCCGGCTGTGGCTGGTGCGGCCGCTGCTGGCGACGCGCCGGGCAGCACTCAGGGACTATCTGCGCGCCGAGGGCATCGGCTGGGTCGACGACCCGACCAACGAGGATGCGGCCTATGAGCGCGTGCGCGCACGGCGCAGGCTTGCAGACCCGGCCGCGTTCGCGCGGGCGATCGAGACGGCGCGAGAGGGCGCGCGGGAACGCGAGCGGCTGGGCGAAGCGGCCGCGGCGCTGATCGCGACCTGCGCCCTCCCCGCCCCCGGCCTGGTCCGCCTCGCGGCCAATGTTTTCCGCGCCGCGCCGCGTGACGCGGCGACCTATGCGCTCAGGCTGCTGCTGGCGACGGCCGGCGGCGGCGGGCATCTGCCGGACGACCCCAGGACGGCCGCCCTGCTCGACCGCTTCGGCGAACCTGCCTTCCGCGCCTCGCTGGCGCGCGCGACGGTCGAGCGGCGGGGCGACGCGATTTTCCTCTATCGCGAGGCGCGCGGCCTGCCGGAACCAGGGCCCGCCCTCAACGGACAGATCTGGGACGGACGGTTCCGGCTCGGCAATGTCGAGGGCGAGACGATCGGACCGGCCGGACGCTTCGGCGGCGGGCGCGCGGACGAGGCGTCAGGCGTGCCGCCGGCGCTGGCCCGCGCCGCGGCGGCGGCCCGCCCGGCCCTCTTCCGCAGCGCGGAATGCCTCGGACCGCTCGACGGGCGATCGGATGCGGATTCATCCCCCTTACCCACCCAGCCGTTCGCGGTGCCGCTGGCAGCCCCCTTCGCGCGTATCCTGCCCGCCTTCGACCTCGCGCCCGCGCGGGCGCTGATGAAGCTCGTCGGCGGCGAATTGCCGCCCCCGCCGCCTTATGCCGGCCACACTGCACCGGAAGCTTAA
- a CDS encoding SRPBCC family protein: MTSKPNPQRMPAARDQADGRFATLTFERDVAAPLSALWQVWTAPAARAVWSSPSPSVVVEFLEADTRVGGREVSLCKVAGEPDTRCECGWLALQPARRSVNYEVISSEGVTQSAALVTADFSGTDERSRVVVTVQLSSLAQDMEAGYRQGFDAGLDNLGGVAERTMVLQRVIRAPRSIVWNTWVNAKTLPQWWGPDGFSCRTKRIDLRTGGEWVFDMIGPDGTVFPNHHRYIEIRPEERLAYTLLWGENGPKHADAWASFETEGEATKVTLGMVMSTKAEFEAAKGFGAIELGLQTLGKLERLVTSQ, from the coding sequence ATGACATCGAAACCGAACCCGCAGCGCATGCCTGCGGCCCGCGACCAGGCGGACGGCCGCTTTGCGACGCTGACCTTCGAGCGGGACGTGGCCGCGCCCTTGTCGGCGCTGTGGCAGGTCTGGACGGCGCCAGCCGCGCGGGCGGTCTGGTCCTCTCCCTCGCCTTCGGTCGTGGTGGAGTTCCTCGAGGCCGACACCAGGGTGGGCGGGCGCGAAGTCTCGCTCTGCAAGGTCGCAGGCGAGCCCGACACGCGCTGCGAATGCGGCTGGCTCGCCTTGCAGCCGGCACGGCGCAGCGTGAACTACGAGGTGATCTCCTCAGAAGGCGTGACGCAATCGGCGGCGCTGGTGACGGCGGATTTCTCCGGCACCGACGAGCGCAGCCGGGTGGTCGTGACGGTGCAGCTTTCCTCGCTGGCCCAGGATATGGAGGCCGGCTACCGGCAGGGATTCGACGCGGGGCTGGACAATCTCGGCGGCGTCGCCGAGCGCACCATGGTGCTCCAGCGCGTCATACGGGCGCCGCGCTCGATCGTTTGGAACACCTGGGTGAACGCCAAGACGCTGCCGCAATGGTGGGGTCCGGACGGGTTTTCCTGCCGGACGAAGCGGATCGACCTGCGCACGGGCGGCGAATGGGTGTTCGACATGATCGGGCCCGACGGCACGGTGTTCCCGAACCACCACCGCTACATCGAAATCCGCCCCGAGGAGAGGCTCGCCTACACGCTGCTGTGGGGCGAGAACGGACCGAAGCATGCCGATGCATGGGCCTCGTTCGAGACCGAGGGCGAAGCGACGAAGGTGACGCTGGGCATGGTGATGAGCACGAAGGCCGAGTTCGAGGCGGCAAAGGGTTTCGGCGCGATCGAACTGGGCCTGCAGACGCTGGGCAAGCTGGAGCGTCTCGTCACATCGCAATAG
- a CDS encoding helix-turn-helix transcriptional regulator, which translates to MTKHQPELSLLFHALADPTRRSILTRLGERPARVTDLSGPTGLRLPTVMRHLSVLEEAGLIATSKDGRVRTCAIVPEALNPVRTWLDEQRAIWEGRLDRLEALAIKAMKERTE; encoded by the coding sequence ATGACTAAGCATCAGCCGGAACTTTCGCTGCTCTTCCATGCTCTGGCCGATCCCACCCGCCGGTCGATCCTGACCCGGCTGGGCGAAAGGCCGGCGCGGGTCACGGACCTGTCCGGACCGACGGGCCTGCGCCTGCCTACCGTGATGCGGCACCTTTCGGTGCTGGAGGAGGCGGGGCTGATCGCCACGTCCAAGGACGGGCGGGTGCGCACCTGCGCCATCGTGCCGGAGGCGCTGAATCCGGTGCGGACATGGCTCGACGAGCAGCGGGCGATCTGGGAAGGCCGGCTCGACCGGCTGGAAGCACTTGCGATCAAGGCAATGAAGGAGCGCACGGAATGA
- the tolB gene encoding Tol-Pal system beta propeller repeat protein TolB, whose amino-acid sequence MALAAATLPAMVTGASAQLEIDVNKGTIEPLPIAVTDFLSADALGAEISGIVAADLRRSGLFAPIDKAAFIEKISNPDAAPRFEDWKVINAQALVTGRVTEEADGRLRAEFRLWDTFGGQQLAGEQFFATKSNSRRVAHIIADAIYERLTGEKGYFDTRVVFVDESGPRNARKKRLAIMDQDGANLRYLSDGREIELTPRFSPIRQEITYMSYPNSGAQPSVYLLQIETGQREALGGSNGMSFSPRFSPDGQRVILSLEMNGVSNLFTMDLRNRQMTRLTTSNAIDTSPSYSPDGSQIVFTSDRAGSEQLYVMGSDGSNPNRISFGGGKYSTPVWSPRGDLIAFTKQTGGEFQIGVMRPDGSGERILSSGNLQEGPTWAPNGRVVMFFRQAAGSGGPKLFSVDLTGRNEQQIPTPNFASDPAWSPLRE is encoded by the coding sequence ATGGCGCTTGCCGCCGCCACCCTGCCCGCCATGGTGACGGGCGCCAGCGCGCAGCTCGAGATCGACGTCAACAAGGGCACGATCGAGCCGCTGCCGATCGCAGTGACGGACTTCCTGTCCGCGGACGCGCTCGGCGCCGAGATCTCCGGCATCGTCGCCGCCGACCTGCGGCGTTCGGGCCTGTTCGCGCCGATCGACAAGGCCGCCTTCATCGAGAAGATCTCCAACCCGGACGCGGCCCCGCGCTTCGAGGACTGGAAGGTGATCAACGCCCAGGCGCTGGTGACCGGCCGCGTCACCGAGGAGGCGGACGGGCGCCTGCGCGCCGAGTTCCGGCTGTGGGACACGTTCGGCGGCCAGCAGCTCGCCGGCGAGCAGTTCTTCGCCACCAAGAGCAATTCGCGCCGCGTGGCGCACATCATCGCCGACGCGATCTACGAGCGGCTGACCGGCGAAAAGGGCTATTTCGACACCCGCGTTGTGTTCGTCGACGAGTCCGGCCCGCGCAATGCGCGCAAGAAGCGGCTGGCGATCATGGACCAGGACGGCGCCAACCTGCGCTACCTGTCCGACGGCCGCGAGATCGAGCTGACGCCGCGCTTCTCGCCGATCCGGCAGGAAATCACCTACATGTCCTATCCGAACTCAGGAGCGCAGCCGAGCGTCTACCTGCTGCAGATCGAGACGGGGCAGCGCGAGGCGCTGGGCGGCTCGAACGGGATGAGCTTCTCGCCGCGCTTCTCGCCCGACGGCCAGCGCGTGATCCTGAGCCTCGAGATGAACGGCGTGTCGAACCTGTTCACCATGGACCTGCGCAACCGCCAGATGACGCGGCTGACGACCTCGAACGCGATCGACACCTCGCCGTCCTATTCGCCCGACGGATCGCAGATCGTCTTCACCTCCGACCGCGCGGGCTCCGAGCAGCTCTACGTGATGGGCTCCGACGGCTCGAACCCGAACCGCATCTCCTTCGGCGGCGGCAAGTATTCGACCCCGGTCTGGTCGCCGCGCGGCGACCTGATCGCCTTCACCAAGCAGACCGGCGGCGAGTTCCAGATCGGCGTGATGCGCCCCGACGGCTCGGGCGAGCGCATCCTGTCGAGCGGCAACCTGCAGGAAGGCCCGACCTGGGCGCCGAACGGCCGCGTCGTGATGTTCTTCCGCCAGGCGGCGGGCTCAGGCGGGCCGAAGCTCTTCTCCGTCGACCTGACCGGCCGCAACGAACAGCAGATCCCGACGCCGAACTTCGCCTCGGATCCCGCCTGGTCGCCGCTGCGCGAGTAG
- a CDS encoding endonuclease/exonuclease/phosphatase family protein encodes MKIMCLNGWGGKLHGKLLPYVEISDPDVLCLQEVIHSPESEKDWLTYRDGDHVLPQRANFFRDVSNALPGHVAIFCPAAQGVLWDGDQPVPSQWGLATFVRRSFPIVGQIQGFVHKGFSPVGYGDHPRSRSAHGVRVYDYAAERAVSITHMHGLRDLNGKLDTPERAAQARRLLDLSRQISEPGDVVVVCGDFNVEPGSETLAILANAGLYELVTGRGIETTRSAQYGKPGRFADYMLVNREEAVKSFDVIHDPEVSDHCPLVLQL; translated from the coding sequence GTGAAAATAATGTGCCTGAACGGCTGGGGTGGAAAGCTGCACGGAAAGCTGTTGCCCTATGTCGAAATCAGCGATCCCGACGTCCTGTGCCTTCAGGAAGTCATTCACAGCCCTGAGTCCGAGAAGGACTGGCTGACCTATCGTGATGGCGATCACGTGCTGCCCCAGCGCGCCAACTTCTTTCGCGATGTATCGAATGCCTTGCCCGGTCACGTCGCAATCTTCTGTCCTGCGGCGCAGGGCGTTCTCTGGGACGGGGACCAACCGGTCCCGTCGCAATGGGGGCTGGCCACGTTCGTGCGGCGATCCTTCCCCATCGTCGGCCAGATTCAGGGCTTTGTTCACAAGGGCTTTTCGCCGGTTGGCTACGGCGATCATCCGCGATCCCGCAGCGCCCATGGCGTCAGGGTCTATGACTACGCTGCCGAGCGGGCCGTCAGCATCACGCATATGCACGGACTGCGCGATCTGAACGGCAAGTTGGACACCCCCGAACGTGCTGCGCAGGCACGAAGGTTGCTCGATCTTTCCCGGCAGATTTCAGAGCCGGGTGACGTGGTGGTGGTCTGCGGTGACTTCAACGTCGAACCAGGCAGCGAAACGCTCGCGATCCTCGCCAATGCCGGACTGTACGAACTGGTGACAGGGCGCGGCATCGAAACCACCCGAAGCGCCCAATACGGGAAGCCGGGTCGGTTCGCGGACTATATGCTCGTGAATCGCGAAGAGGCCGTGAAGTCGTTCGACGTCATTCACGACCCGGAAGTCTCGGATCACTGTCCTCTGGTTCTTCAGCTGTAG
- the pal gene encoding peptidoglycan-associated lipoprotein Pal, with translation MRRIAALTTNPVAIALIAALAVTGCASKKAPNSAADLGLNAGNNAAPGSSQDFTLNVGDRIFFDTDSSVIRADAQQTLAKQAQWLNRYSNYKITVEGHADERGTREYNIALGARRAAATRDYLAAQGVSASRMRTISYGKEKPVALCDDASCQTQNRRAVTVLGGQGS, from the coding sequence ATGCGCCGTATCGCAGCACTCACCACGAACCCCGTCGCCATCGCGCTGATCGCGGCTCTCGCCGTTACCGGCTGCGCCTCGAAGAAGGCGCCGAACTCTGCCGCCGACCTCGGCCTCAACGCCGGCAACAATGCCGCTCCCGGCTCCTCGCAGGACTTCACGCTGAACGTCGGCGACCGCATCTTCTTCGACACCGATTCCTCGGTGATCCGCGCCGACGCGCAGCAGACGCTGGCCAAGCAGGCGCAGTGGCTGAACCGCTACTCCAACTACAAGATCACGGTCGAAGGCCATGCCGACGAGCGCGGCACGCGCGAATACAACATCGCGCTCGGCGCCCGCCGCGCCGCCGCCACCCGCGACTACCTCGCGGCCCAGGGCGTGTCGGCGAGCCGCATGCGCACCATCTCCTACGGCAAGGAAAAGCCGGTGGCGCTGTGCGACGACGCCTCGTGCCAGACGCAGAACCGCCGCGCCGTGACCGTTCTGGGCGGCCAGGGAAGCTGA
- the ftsH gene encoding ATP-dependent zinc metalloprotease FtsH codes for MNPNYRNLALWAIIAVLLIALFNLFQQNPQQRGVSREVAYSEFLQDVDSGRVKSVTIAGDRISGTYSDSSTGFQTYSPGDTTLVSRLEGKNVTINARPENDGSGSIFSMLIGWLPMLLILGVWIFFMRQMQSGSGRAMGFGKSKAKLLTEAHGRVTFQDVAGVDEAKQDLEEIVEFLRDPQKFQRLGGKIPRGVLLVGPPGTGKTLIARAVAGEANVPFFTISGSDFVEMFVGVGASRVRDMFEQAKKNAPCIIFIDEIDAVGRHRGAGLGGGNDEREQTLNQLLVEMDGFEANEGIILIAATNRPDVLDPALLRPGRFDRQVVVPNPDIIGREKILKVHVRNVPLAPNVDLKVLARGTPGFSGADLMNLVNEAALMAARRNKRLVTMAEFEDAKDKIMMGAERRSNAMTQAEKELTAYHEAGHAITALHVPVADPLHKATIIPRGRALGMVMQLPEGDRYSMSYKWMISRLVIMMGGRVAEEIKFGKENITSGASSDIEQATKLARAMVTRWGFSDKLGHVAYGENQEEVFLGHSVARTQNVSEETAQIIDAEVRRLIDDAYVEAKRILTKHKKEWIAIAEGLLEYETLSGDEIRQLIKGEKPARDLGDDTPPSRGSAVPKAGATGGGRRKKGPEPEGGMEPQPQ; via the coding sequence ATGAATCCGAATTATCGCAACCTCGCGCTCTGGGCGATCATCGCCGTGCTCCTGATCGCGCTGTTCAACCTGTTCCAGCAGAACCCACAGCAGCGCGGCGTTTCGCGCGAGGTGGCCTATTCCGAATTCCTCCAGGACGTCGATTCGGGCCGCGTGAAATCGGTGACGATCGCGGGCGACCGCATCAGCGGCACCTATTCCGACAGCTCCACCGGCTTCCAGACCTATTCCCCCGGCGACACGACGCTGGTCTCGCGCCTTGAAGGCAAGAACGTCACCATCAATGCGCGTCCCGAGAACGACGGCTCCGGCTCGATCTTCTCGATGCTGATCGGCTGGCTGCCGATGCTGCTCATCCTCGGCGTCTGGATCTTCTTCATGCGCCAGATGCAGTCCGGCTCCGGCCGCGCCATGGGCTTCGGCAAGTCCAAGGCCAAGCTTCTGACCGAGGCGCATGGCCGCGTCACCTTCCAGGACGTCGCCGGCGTGGACGAGGCCAAGCAGGACCTCGAGGAGATCGTCGAGTTCCTGCGCGACCCGCAGAAGTTCCAGCGCCTGGGCGGCAAGATCCCGCGCGGCGTGCTGCTCGTCGGCCCTCCCGGCACGGGTAAGACGCTCATCGCCCGCGCCGTCGCCGGCGAGGCGAACGTGCCCTTCTTCACCATTTCGGGCTCCGACTTCGTCGAGATGTTCGTCGGCGTCGGCGCAAGCCGCGTGCGCGACATGTTCGAGCAGGCGAAGAAGAACGCGCCCTGCATCATCTTCATCGACGAGATCGACGCGGTCGGCCGCCATCGCGGCGCCGGCCTCGGCGGCGGCAACGACGAGCGCGAGCAGACGCTGAACCAGCTGCTGGTCGAGATGGACGGCTTCGAGGCGAACGAGGGCATCATCCTCATCGCCGCCACCAACCGCCCCGACGTCCTGGACCCCGCGCTGCTGCGCCCGGGCCGCTTCGACCGCCAGGTCGTGGTGCCGAACCCGGACATCATCGGCCGCGAGAAGATCCTCAAGGTTCACGTCCGCAACGTGCCGCTGGCGCCGAATGTCGACCTCAAGGTGCTCGCCCGCGGCACGCCCGGCTTCTCCGGCGCCGACCTGATGAACCTCGTCAACGAGGCCGCCCTGATGGCCGCCCGCCGCAACAAGCGGCTGGTTACCATGGCCGAGTTCGAGGACGCCAAGGACAAGATCATGATGGGCGCGGAGCGCCGCTCCAACGCCATGACGCAGGCCGAGAAGGAGCTGACCGCCTATCACGAGGCCGGCCACGCCATCACCGCGCTGCACGTGCCGGTGGCCGACCCGCTGCACAAGGCGACCATCATCCCGCGCGGCCGCGCGCTCGGCATGGTCATGCAGCTGCCCGAGGGCGACCGCTACTCGATGAGCTACAAGTGGATGATCTCGCGCCTCGTCATCATGATGGGCGGCCGCGTCGCCGAGGAGATCAAGTTCGGCAAGGAGAACATCACCTCGGGCGCCTCGTCCGACATCGAGCAGGCGACCAAGCTGGCGCGCGCCATGGTCACCCGCTGGGGCTTCTCCGACAAGCTCGGCCACGTCGCCTATGGCGAGAACCAGGAAGAGGTCTTCCTCGGCCATTCGGTGGCGCGCACGCAGAACGTCTCGGAGGAGACGGCGCAGATCATCGACGCCGAGGTGCGCCGCCTGATCGACGACGCCTATGTCGAGGCCAAGCGCATCCTGACCAAGCACAAGAAGGAATGGATCGCGATCGCCGAGGGCCTGCTCGAATACGAGACGCTATCGGGCGACGAGATCCGCCAGCTGATCAAGGGCGAGAAGCCGGCGCGCGACCTCGGCGACGACACCCCGCCCTCGCGCGGCTCTGCCGTGCCCAAGGCCGGTGCGACCGGCGGCGGCCGCCGCAAGAAGGGCCCCGAGCCCGAAGGCGGCATGGAGCCGCAGCCGCAGTAG
- a CDS encoding ABC transporter ATP-binding protein: MSEEALLEIRDLDVTYWRRSLLGFKGRAFQAVKGANLSIRAGETLGLVGESGSGKSSIANTVLGLVPANGGSIRFGDVELTSMKTRYPPAVRGQIQAVFQDPYSSLNPSMTVEDIVTEPLRVHTTMSRAERRARAIELLRLVSLSEEHLERHPHQFSGGQRQRIAIASALALTPKLIVLDEPVSALDVSTQNQIINLLYERRDALGIAYLLIAHDLALVHHISDRIAVMYLGHIVEEGPSDRVYRSPAHPYTKALLDAVPLLDPEAQRRRRATRRAAPVKEAPRVATQGCPYRNRCPFVMPRCAEDMPPAYPVDGGGTAACFLLDRSAMPGTTASQGMPA; the protein is encoded by the coding sequence GTGAGCGAGGAAGCGCTGCTGGAAATCCGCGACCTCGACGTCACCTATTGGCGGCGTTCCCTGCTCGGGTTCAAGGGCAGGGCGTTCCAGGCCGTCAAGGGCGCGAACCTGTCGATCCGCGCCGGCGAGACTCTCGGCCTCGTCGGCGAGTCCGGCTCCGGCAAGTCCTCCATCGCCAATACGGTGCTCGGCCTCGTTCCGGCCAATGGCGGATCGATCCGCTTCGGCGACGTCGAGCTCACCTCGATGAAAACGCGCTATCCGCCCGCCGTGCGCGGGCAGATCCAGGCGGTGTTCCAGGATCCCTATTCCTCGCTCAACCCGTCGATGACCGTCGAGGATATCGTCACCGAGCCGCTGCGCGTCCACACGACGATGAGCAGGGCCGAGCGGCGGGCCCGCGCCATCGAGTTGCTCAGGCTGGTGTCGCTGTCCGAGGAGCATCTCGAGCGCCATCCGCACCAGTTCTCCGGCGGTCAGCGCCAGCGCATCGCCATCGCCTCCGCGCTGGCGCTGACGCCGAAGCTCATCGTGCTCGACGAGCCGGTCAGCGCGCTGGATGTCTCCACCCAGAACCAGATCATCAACCTGCTCTACGAGCGCCGCGATGCGCTCGGCATCGCCTATCTGCTGATCGCCCACGATCTGGCGCTGGTCCACCACATCTCGGACCGGATCGCGGTGATGTATCTCGGGCACATCGTCGAGGAAGGTCCGTCGGACCGGGTCTACCGCTCTCCCGCCCACCCCTACACAAAGGCGCTGCTCGACGCGGTGCCGCTGCTCGATCCCGAGGCCCAGCGCAGGCGAAGGGCGACGCGCCGGGCAGCGCCGGTGAAGGAGGCTCCGCGCGTGGCGACGCAGGGCTGTCCCTACCGCAACCGATGTCCCTTCGTGATGCCGCGCTGCGCCGAGGATATGCCGCCGGCCTATCCTGTCGACGGCGGCGGCACGGCGGCCTGCTTCCTTCTCGACCGCTCCGCGATGCCAGGCACCACCGCAAGCCAGGGCATGCCGGCATGA